One segment of Phragmites australis chromosome 13, lpPhrAust1.1, whole genome shotgun sequence DNA contains the following:
- the LOC133888094 gene encoding nicotinamidase 2-like, giving the protein MLTSVAPGSLRNPLISSRSPSSSPAAAQVNRTKPCPIQADRAHRASHRPVPYRTLAMPPPATYTRYETRRRDPDPRAAALLVIDVQGHFASLVAPAMPAIASTVELCRAAGVPVIYTRHVDPVPRSRPLGEWWPGDRIDAGTPAAELLPGAGRAPGDLVVEKSTYSAFAGTALEEALRGMGAEEVIVAGVMTNLCCETTARDAFVRGFRVFFSADATATASRDLQEATLANMAYGFAYIADCKRLEAALGKAE; this is encoded by the coding sequence ATGCTGACATCTGTCGCGCCTGGAAGTCTCCGCAATCCTCTCATATCATCTCGTTCCCCTTCTAGCTCTCCCGCCGCAGCGCAAGTCAACCGCACCAAACCGTGCCCGATTCAAGCTGATCGCGCGCACCGAGCATCCCACCGCCCAGTACCGTACCGCACGCTCGCCATGCCGCCTCCCGCCACGTACACCAGGTACGAGACGCGCCGCCGCGACCCCGACCCCCGCGCGGCGGCGCTCCTCGTCATCGACGTGCAGGGCCACTTCGCCTCGCTGGTCGCGCCGGCCATGCCAGCCATCGCCTCCACCGTCGAGCTCTGCCGCGCCGCGGGAGTCCCGGTCATCTACACCCGCCACGTCGACCCCGTGCCGCGCAGCCGCCCGCTCGGCGAGTGGTGGCCCGGCGACCGCATCGACGCCGGCACGcccgcggccgagctgctcccCGGCGCGGGCCGAGCCCCCGGGGACCTCGTCGTGGAGAAGAGCACGTACAGCGCCTTCGCCGGCACGGCGCTGGAGGAGGCGCTGCGTGGGATGGGCGCCGAGGAGGTGATCGTGGCGGGCGTGATGACCAACCTATGCTGCGAGACCACCGCGCGGGACGCCTTCGTGAGGGGGTTCCGGGTGTTCTTCTCCGCCGACGCCACCGCCACGGCGAGCCGGGACCTGCAGGAGGCGACGCTCGCCAACATGGCATACGGGTTCGCTTACATCGCCGACTGcaagcggctggaggcggcgcTGGGGAAGGCCGAGTGA